The Leucobacter viscericola genome includes a window with the following:
- the rho gene encoding transcription termination factor Rho, with the protein MEQTTEDTNSTPAAEPAEATEAAPVRRRTSRRATASAGTPAADAAAEAQAAPAAEAAPAEEAPKKRVTRTRKKAVEAPAEDAAPAAEAAATEAPAAEAAPAEEAPKKRVTRTRKKAVEAPAEDAAPAAEAAATEAPAAEAAPAAETAEAPAAPARRTRGRRVQAEAPAAEAAAAEEAAKNEDASDKEQAASSDTEGEAAASKNAANESESGSDGGRTRNRRGRGQKAEAEAPAADSEQASGDSDDSKNRNQGQNGNRNGNAGRNSDKAADESATRSSRTRQRDRKRRGQGDDFEPEIAEDDVLLPIAGILDVLDNYAFVRTSGYLPGTSDVYVSLGQVKKYSLRRGDAVVGSIRQPREGEGSSRQKYNAIVKVDSINGRAVDEDEKRVDIADMTPIFPQERLRMELAPHQMIGRSVDLVAPIGLGQRGVLILPAQIPATRVFDEIAAAVTENKPDAHLMMVLSNALPEEVTQLQRTIRGEVIAATFDRSAEDHTTIAELAVDRARRLVELGHDVVILLDSLNRLARAYAQTQPGGGRGTSESADEYALAQIKRLLSAARNVENGGSLTILATALTKTKVDSDKVLLREVRQVVNSEVRFVETAIGQTPMVDIAASHTQHASAMLGEDEAKALGTVRIALAENGASAKVLERVRAASSNAALLADIQRSGRLS; encoded by the coding sequence ATGGAACAAACTACCGAAGACACAAACTCCACTCCCGCGGCTGAGCCTGCAGAGGCAACGGAGGCCGCGCCCGTGCGTCGTCGCACGTCGCGTCGCGCAACGGCATCCGCGGGAACCCCCGCTGCCGATGCGGCCGCTGAGGCTCAGGCAGCTCCCGCTGCTGAGGCTGCGCCCGCTGAGGAGGCTCCGAAGAAGCGTGTGACTCGCACTCGCAAGAAGGCTGTTGAGGCTCCTGCTGAGGACGCGGCTCCCGCCGCCGAGGCTGCTGCGACCGAGGCACCTGCTGCTGAGGCTGCGCCCGCTGAGGAGGCTCCGAAGAAGCGCGTGACTCGCACTCGCAAGAAAGCCGTTGAGGCTCCTGCTGAGGATGCGGCTCCCGCCGCTGAGGCTGCTGCGACTGAGGCGCCTGCTGCTGAGGCTGCGCCCGCCGCCGAGACCGCGGAGGCTCCCGCCGCACCCGCGCGCCGCACCCGTGGCCGCCGTGTTCAGGCTGAGGCTCCCGCGGCTGAGGCCGCTGCCGCAGAAGAGGCCGCGAAGAACGAAGACGCTTCAGACAAGGAGCAGGCCGCTTCCTCTGACACCGAGGGCGAAGCCGCCGCTTCGAAGAACGCCGCGAACGAGTCCGAGTCCGGCTCCGATGGTGGTCGCACACGCAACCGTCGTGGACGCGGGCAGAAGGCCGAGGCTGAGGCCCCCGCCGCAGACTCCGAGCAGGCTTCGGGTGATTCCGACGACAGCAAGAATCGCAACCAGGGCCAGAACGGTAACCGCAACGGCAACGCGGGTCGCAACAGCGATAAGGCTGCGGACGAAAGCGCGACGCGCTCCAGCCGCACCCGTCAGCGTGACCGCAAGCGCCGTGGCCAGGGCGACGACTTCGAGCCCGAGATCGCAGAAGACGACGTGCTGCTGCCCATCGCGGGCATTCTTGACGTGCTCGATAACTACGCGTTTGTGCGCACGAGCGGCTACCTGCCCGGCACGAGCGACGTCTACGTCTCGCTTGGTCAGGTGAAGAAGTACAGCCTGCGCCGCGGTGATGCAGTGGTCGGCTCGATCCGCCAGCCCCGCGAGGGCGAGGGCAGCAGCCGCCAGAAGTACAACGCGATCGTTAAGGTCGACTCGATCAACGGTCGTGCCGTTGACGAGGACGAGAAGCGCGTCGACATTGCCGACATGACGCCGATCTTCCCGCAGGAGCGCCTGCGCATGGAGCTGGCTCCGCACCAGATGATCGGCCGCAGCGTTGATCTCGTTGCGCCGATCGGCCTCGGCCAGCGCGGAGTGCTCATTCTGCCGGCGCAGATCCCGGCAACCCGCGTCTTCGACGAGATCGCAGCAGCGGTCACCGAAAACAAGCCGGATGCTCACCTGATGATGGTGCTCTCCAACGCTCTGCCCGAAGAGGTCACGCAGCTGCAGCGCACGATCCGCGGCGAGGTTATCGCGGCAACGTTCGACCGCTCGGCTGAAGACCACACCACGATCGCCGAGCTCGCTGTAGATCGCGCGCGTCGACTCGTGGAGCTTGGGCACGACGTTGTTATTCTGCTCGACTCGCTCAACCGTCTGGCCCGCGCCTACGCGCAGACCCAGCCCGGTGGCGGACGCGGAACCAGCGAGTCCGCCGATGAGTACGCACTCGCACAGATCAAGCGCCTGCTCTCCGCTGCTCGCAACGTTGAGAACGGTGGGTCACTCACCATCCTCGCGACCGCGCTCACCAAGACGAAGGTCGACTCCGACAAGGTGCTGTTGCGTGAGGTTCGCCAGGTGGTCAACAGCGAGGTTCGTTTCGTTGAGACTGCCATCGGCCAGACCCCGATGGTTGACATCGCTGCGTCACACACCCAGCACGCGAGCGCGATGCTCGGCGAGGACGAGGCAAAGGCCCTCGGCACGGTGAGGATCGCTCTCGCTGAGAACGGTGCCTCCGCCAAGGTGCTTGAGCGCGTTCGTGCGGCGTCTTCAAACGCTGCGCTGCTCGCCGATATTCAGCGCTCCGGGCGACTCTCTTAG
- the thrB gene encoding homoserine kinase: MSAPRTVKTYVPATSANLGPGFDTLGIALAYGDELTAVTRDTPGATVTVTGVGEGEVPTDETNLVVRAVAHVFESLGRDMPGLNISAHNRIPHGRGMGSSGSAIVSGVMIAKGLLESDPDQPLVLSEEELLAFATELEGHPDNVAPALFGGLTIAWTNETGPKFKRLMVHRGVFPLVLVPSFTMSTALARSLQPKQVPHEDAVFNVSRSALLIAALTQSPELLLEATEDRLHQNYRGEAMPQTRDLISELRAAGYPAVVSGAGPSVLVLANGPAERLAAADLVAARGDDWRVLLLAVDSKGATVETIPA, translated from the coding sequence ATGAGCGCCCCCCGCACGGTAAAGACCTACGTTCCCGCGACGAGCGCGAACCTCGGGCCCGGTTTCGACACACTCGGTATCGCGCTCGCGTACGGCGACGAGCTGACCGCGGTGACCCGCGACACTCCCGGTGCAACCGTCACCGTAACGGGGGTAGGGGAGGGCGAGGTGCCCACCGACGAGACGAACCTTGTGGTGCGTGCCGTGGCTCACGTCTTCGAAAGCCTGGGGCGCGACATGCCCGGGCTCAACATCTCGGCCCACAATCGCATTCCGCACGGCCGCGGCATGGGATCCTCGGGTTCCGCCATCGTCTCCGGTGTGATGATCGCGAAGGGTTTGCTCGAGAGCGACCCGGATCAGCCGCTCGTGCTGAGCGAGGAAGAGCTGTTGGCGTTCGCGACGGAGCTTGAGGGGCACCCAGACAACGTCGCCCCGGCACTCTTCGGCGGGCTGACTATTGCCTGGACAAACGAAACCGGTCCGAAGTTCAAGCGACTCATGGTGCATCGCGGGGTCTTCCCACTTGTGCTCGTTCCCAGCTTCACCATGTCGACAGCCCTCGCGCGCAGCCTGCAGCCAAAGCAGGTGCCTCACGAGGACGCGGTGTTTAACGTGTCGCGATCCGCGCTGCTGATCGCCGCACTCACGCAGAGCCCCGAATTGCTGCTTGAAGCAACCGAGGATCGCCTGCATCAGAACTACCGCGGCGAGGCCATGCCGCAGACGCGTGACCTTATTTCTGAGTTGCGCGCGGCAGGGTATCCGGCGGTTGTGTCTGGTGCCGGTCCGTCAGTGCTGGTGCTGGCGAACGGGCCCGCTGAGCGACTTGCCGCCGCCGACCTGGTGGCCGCACGTGGAGACGATTGGCGGGTTTTGCTCCTTGCGGTTGACTCCAAGGGTGCTACAGTGGAGACGATTCCCGCGTAG
- a CDS encoding homoserine dehydrogenase: protein MNGYRDLRVALLGCGSVGAQVARLILEHGDELAARAGARLTLAGIAVRNIDSPRDVDLPRELFTTDAERLVQSADIVIELMGGIEPAKTLILEALQGGADVVTANKALLAAHGRELADAAEQVGAQLSYEAAVAAAIPILRPLRESLAGDHITRLLGIVNGSTNYILDRMDRFGDSAEDAMRVAAELGYLEADPTLDVEGYDAAQKATILASIAFHTEVPVEAVYREGIADITLAQIETAKQAGYVIKLLAIAERITSADGTDGVSARVYPALINRDHPLAAVHGGKNAVFVEAEAAGELMFYGAGAGGAETASAVMGDLVSAARRHVIGGPGLPGSLHAELPILPVGEVSTAYQIMLDVQDQPGVLAAIAGILAEHGVSAASVTQSVAEDAAGQATLVIGTHVAREADLAATVEALRASSFVVGVTSMLRLEGQA from the coding sequence TTGAACGGATACCGCGATCTTCGCGTGGCACTGCTGGGCTGTGGCTCGGTCGGAGCCCAGGTAGCCAGGCTGATCCTAGAGCACGGTGATGAGCTTGCCGCTCGTGCCGGGGCTCGGCTGACGCTCGCCGGAATCGCGGTGCGCAATATCGATTCTCCGCGTGACGTGGACCTGCCGCGGGAGCTCTTCACAACCGACGCTGAGAGGCTCGTGCAGAGCGCCGACATCGTGATCGAGCTGATGGGCGGCATTGAGCCCGCCAAGACGCTGATCCTTGAGGCGCTGCAGGGCGGTGCCGATGTGGTCACGGCGAACAAGGCGCTGCTTGCCGCGCACGGCCGCGAACTCGCGGACGCCGCAGAGCAGGTCGGTGCCCAGCTCTCCTACGAGGCCGCGGTCGCCGCAGCGATCCCGATCCTGCGCCCACTGCGCGAGAGCCTCGCTGGTGACCACATCACCCGGCTGCTCGGCATCGTCAACGGCTCCACCAACTACATTCTCGACCGCATGGATCGCTTCGGTGACAGCGCCGAAGACGCGATGCGGGTGGCTGCTGAGCTCGGTTACCTCGAGGCGGATCCCACCCTCGACGTCGAGGGCTACGACGCTGCGCAGAAGGCGACGATCCTCGCGAGCATCGCGTTCCACACCGAGGTTCCTGTTGAGGCCGTGTACCGCGAGGGCATCGCCGACATCACCCTGGCGCAGATCGAGACCGCAAAGCAGGCGGGCTACGTGATCAAGCTGCTCGCGATCGCCGAGCGCATCACCTCCGCTGACGGCACCGACGGAGTCTCCGCTCGGGTCTACCCGGCGCTGATCAACCGCGATCACCCGCTCGCTGCCGTGCACGGCGGCAAAAACGCGGTGTTCGTTGAGGCCGAGGCCGCTGGAGAGCTGATGTTCTACGGTGCCGGCGCCGGTGGCGCCGAGACCGCATCGGCCGTGATGGGCGATCTGGTTTCAGCCGCGCGACGCCACGTGATTGGTGGCCCAGGGCTGCCCGGATCGCTGCACGCCGAACTGCCGATCCTTCCGGTTGGCGAGGTGAGTACCGCCTACCAGATCATGCTTGATGTTCAGGATCAGCCGGGTGTGCTCGCGGCAATCGCCGGCATCTTGGCCGAGCACGGCGTCTCCGCGGCGAGCGTGACCCAGTCCGTCGCCGAAGACGCCGCTGGCCAGGCAACCCTGGTGATCGGCACGCACGTCGCACGCGAGGCTGACCTCGCTGCCACCGTTGAAGCGCTGCGCGCAAGCAGCTTTGTTGTAGGTGTGACCAGCATGCTGCGTCTCGAGGGCCAGGCATGA
- a CDS encoding NAD(P)/FAD-dependent oxidoreductase, with the protein MKTQHVVVVGGGLIGLSTAYALLRDGHRVTIIDRDRLGSGAAKGNAGELTPQQVGPLASPHTAKDIIRGVFTRTSYLSIEPLQLPRLALFGLGFLRASGATRSARGAAALAQFSGEILPSLQRMAADGIDVSGGGDGYLMTSSVEAELQAAHASYRRRAEKGWGEAPGAILRGTQLADQEPALASGVAAGFMLPGEFSLDPITFVESLIAHLKTNGAEIREGLTAERLGDGASVVCRAFDGSKTTIRGDKLVLAAGAWTTPILRKSRVRSAPVVSGKGYSFTVPVEQMPNTLVHSMDRHCVAIPMHGRLRIVGMMEFGSHPEHLNRQKLEVLTRAASGVISGADWQNRTEEWVGARPMTADGMPLLGAIPNRHEVLVAAGHNMHGLSLGPVTGEVLADLVAGREPVVAGKPLDLRPFAINR; encoded by the coding sequence ATGAAGACTCAACACGTAGTTGTGGTTGGCGGAGGGCTCATCGGTCTGAGCACTGCGTATGCCCTGCTGAGGGACGGGCACCGCGTCACCATCATTGATAGGGACAGGCTCGGCAGTGGCGCCGCGAAGGGCAACGCCGGTGAACTCACACCGCAGCAGGTGGGGCCGCTCGCCTCACCCCACACCGCAAAAGACATCATCCGTGGGGTGTTTACTCGCACCTCGTATCTCTCTATTGAGCCCCTGCAACTGCCGCGCCTAGCGCTCTTCGGTCTGGGGTTCCTTCGTGCCTCCGGCGCCACCCGATCGGCGAGGGGTGCCGCCGCGCTCGCCCAGTTCTCGGGCGAAATTCTCCCTTCACTGCAGCGCATGGCCGCGGACGGGATCGACGTTTCTGGCGGTGGTGACGGCTACCTCATGACCAGCTCGGTCGAGGCAGAGCTGCAGGCGGCGCACGCCTCCTACCGTCGTCGCGCAGAAAAAGGCTGGGGCGAGGCGCCCGGCGCGATTCTTCGCGGCACACAACTCGCGGATCAAGAACCCGCGCTCGCATCAGGCGTTGCTGCCGGATTCATGCTGCCGGGCGAGTTCTCGCTCGATCCGATCACGTTTGTTGAGAGCCTCATCGCGCACCTCAAAACCAACGGCGCTGAGATTCGTGAGGGGCTCACTGCCGAGCGACTCGGTGATGGTGCCAGTGTTGTGTGCCGGGCCTTTGACGGCAGCAAAACAACCATCCGCGGAGACAAGCTTGTGCTCGCTGCGGGCGCCTGGACGACCCCGATCCTGCGCAAATCACGCGTGCGCTCGGCCCCGGTGGTTTCGGGCAAGGGCTACAGCTTCACGGTTCCGGTTGAGCAGATGCCAAACACGCTCGTGCACTCAATGGATCGCCACTGCGTTGCGATTCCGATGCACGGTCGCCTGCGCATCGTCGGCATGATGGAGTTCGGCAGCCACCCCGAACACCTGAACCGCCAAAAACTTGAGGTGCTCACCCGGGCGGCCTCGGGTGTTATCTCCGGTGCCGATTGGCAGAACCGCACGGAGGAGTGGGTCGGTGCTCGCCCAATGACCGCCGACGGGATGCCGCTGCTTGGCGCGATCCCCAACCGCCACGAGGTGCTGGTGGCCGCCGGACACAACATGCACGGCCTCTCGCTCGGACCTGTCACGGGAGAGGTGCTCGCTGACCTCGTCGCAGGCCGAGAACCGGTTGTCGCGGGCAAGCCACTCGACCTGCGTCCGTTCGCCATTAACCGCTAG
- a CDS encoding serine hydrolase domain-containing protein, producing the protein MTATQLDRTIAPQLAESALLAAFEAHNLRSSPAALAAVFDESGVIAWKASGSPRNDGVPTSRDTVFRIASMSKSFLAAALLALRDEGALDLDRAVTDYVPGIRCVLNGNEESVSLRQLITNCSGLAEDNAWGDRMLGARREDIAALAAEGLLLTAEPGEKYQYSNLGMSFVARAIETVSGQTLEQFVESRFLEPLGLSNTRYDVEAYVDGTSVAAGFRNFDDGETYIEEPFVGSGALACIGGLFSTVDDVARWAAFVASAFTDRPQHTEVLSARSRREMQRIATVIPDGEDRPDRQLEAVGYGMGLVIEHDRRFGRIVQHSGGLPGFSSHMRWHLATGLGVVAFGNSDRFEAWGLATRALTETLTSADAPADTVQPWAATLEAAARIDRALQAGSSFSEVGEVFAENVMRDLPPEVRERQLSEALEQLGAVLPAQNELSARARSSAMPAELRWVIACERGNLECFIRLVGLSNPLVQTLTVAAQSQPLPKENATI; encoded by the coding sequence GTGACGGCGACCCAGCTCGATCGAACGATTGCCCCTCAGCTGGCCGAGTCTGCTCTTCTTGCGGCCTTCGAAGCGCACAATCTGCGTTCTTCTCCAGCTGCGCTCGCCGCCGTGTTCGACGAGAGCGGCGTCATCGCCTGGAAGGCTTCGGGATCACCACGAAACGACGGTGTGCCAACCTCGCGCGACACGGTTTTTCGAATCGCCTCGATGTCGAAGAGTTTTCTCGCCGCGGCGCTGCTCGCGCTTCGTGATGAGGGGGCGTTGGATCTCGATCGCGCCGTGACCGATTACGTCCCGGGAATCCGATGTGTGCTGAACGGAAACGAGGAATCGGTTTCGCTTAGGCAGCTCATCACCAACTGCTCGGGGCTTGCCGAAGACAATGCCTGGGGCGACCGTATGCTCGGCGCGCGTCGGGAAGACATCGCTGCGCTCGCCGCCGAAGGACTGCTGCTGACGGCGGAGCCAGGGGAGAAGTATCAGTATTCCAACCTTGGAATGTCTTTTGTCGCGCGGGCGATCGAAACGGTGAGTGGCCAGACGCTTGAACAGTTTGTAGAGTCGCGGTTTCTCGAGCCGCTGGGGCTTTCCAACACGAGATATGACGTCGAGGCTTACGTGGACGGCACATCGGTTGCCGCGGGATTTCGCAACTTCGATGACGGCGAGACCTATATAGAGGAGCCGTTTGTCGGATCGGGGGCCCTTGCCTGCATCGGTGGGCTCTTCAGCACTGTCGACGACGTTGCTCGGTGGGCGGCTTTTGTGGCGTCAGCGTTCACCGATCGGCCGCAGCACACCGAGGTGCTTTCTGCGCGCAGCCGCCGCGAGATGCAGCGCATCGCAACGGTCATTCCTGACGGCGAGGATCGGCCGGATCGCCAGCTCGAGGCAGTCGGTTACGGCATGGGGCTCGTTATTGAGCACGACCGGCGCTTTGGGCGAATCGTGCAGCACTCCGGCGGTCTACCGGGTTTTTCCTCGCACATGCGGTGGCATCTCGCAACTGGTCTCGGAGTGGTGGCGTTTGGCAACTCGGATCGTTTCGAAGCCTGGGGCCTCGCCACTCGTGCGCTCACTGAGACGCTCACGAGCGCGGACGCACCCGCCGACACCGTGCAACCCTGGGCGGCCACACTCGAGGCCGCCGCACGCATTGACCGCGCACTGCAGGCGGGGTCGTCGTTCTCCGAGGTCGGCGAAGTCTTCGCCGAGAACGTGATGCGAGACCTGCCCCCTGAGGTGCGCGAGCGGCAGCTGAGCGAGGCTCTCGAACAGCTCGGTGCGGTCTTGCCGGCGCAGAACGAACTCAGCGCGAGAGCGCGAAGCTCGGCGATGCCCGCTGAACTGCGCTGGGTCATCGCGTGTGAGCGCGGCAATCTTGAGTGCTTCATCCGACTCGTTGGCCTGAGTAACCCACTCGTGCAAACGCTCACCGTCGCTGCCCAAAGCCAACCACTCCCGAAGGAGAATGCAACGATATGA
- a CDS encoding type 1 glutamine amidotransferase translates to MVTAPRVLVVVNSPGSGPRRLATWLTEAGIEIVTEVGKDGLSETLSGVHGLVLLGGGLMPDDYEQAPWLHTERKLVDEAIARDLPTLGICLGAQVIADVAGGEVRANFGPKERGSTMIYTNAAGASDPLLRSLGSGAPMIENHQDMITRLPETATLLASSDAIENQAFVIGEHVRGVQYHPEAAAADLANWDDAALSEEGYDPAQLAALAQANDAANTAASREMIDAFAREVHEWARSQA, encoded by the coding sequence GTGGTAACTGCACCCCGAGTGCTCGTTGTAGTGAACTCTCCGGGATCGGGGCCGCGGCGCCTCGCTACCTGGTTGACGGAAGCCGGCATCGAGATTGTCACGGAGGTGGGCAAAGACGGGCTCTCTGAAACCCTCAGCGGTGTGCACGGCCTCGTGCTTCTTGGTGGTGGCCTCATGCCCGACGACTACGAACAGGCGCCGTGGTTGCACACCGAGCGAAAACTGGTTGACGAGGCTATCGCTCGGGATCTGCCAACCCTCGGCATTTGCCTGGGCGCGCAGGTGATCGCCGACGTAGCCGGGGGAGAAGTGCGCGCCAACTTCGGGCCAAAGGAGCGCGGCAGCACCATGATCTACACAAACGCTGCGGGCGCGAGTGATCCGCTGCTCCGCTCGCTTGGCAGTGGCGCGCCGATGATCGAGAATCACCAAGACATGATCACGCGTCTGCCCGAGACCGCGACCCTGCTGGCCTCGAGCGACGCCATCGAGAACCAGGCGTTTGTTATTGGCGAGCACGTGCGAGGGGTGCAGTACCACCCGGAGGCTGCCGCGGCGGATCTCGCGAACTGGGACGACGCAGCACTGAGCGAGGAGGGCTACGATCCCGCCCAGCTCGCCGCGCTCGCACAGGCAAACGACGCCGCCAACACCGCTGCCAGCCGCGAGATGATCGACGCGTTTGCTCGCGAGGTACACGAGTGGGCTCGGAGCCAAGCGTGA
- a CDS encoding dipeptidase: MTRYPVIDGHNDLAWACRETRDYAVAGLDGAVPTLHTDLPRLRAGNVAGQFWSVWVDPVLEGAEQVVATLEQIDFVQRFVNAYPDQLRLVNTAAEAREAMSSRRIASLIGVEGGAQLGGSLATLRQYARLGARYLTLTWSRTIDWADSATDTAQHEGLTDFGRGVVREMNRIGMLVDLAHVAPATMRDALEVSERPVMVSHSAAWALCKHNRNVPDDVLTSIGERDGVVMVAFVPSFLSEERRLWVEAGQEGAAPPVGISDLADHIDHVREVAGVHAVGLGADYDGTDAMPVGLEDVSGYPRLFAELERRGWNESELLGLGRDNVLRVLEASDGDYRDFIAGNAGDPEPLVIAPAIDTTTLKEG, from the coding sequence ATGACCCGCTATCCCGTTATCGATGGCCACAACGACCTCGCCTGGGCCTGCCGAGAGACGCGCGATTACGCGGTCGCAGGTCTTGACGGTGCGGTACCAACACTCCATACCGACCTGCCGCGCCTCCGCGCAGGCAACGTCGCGGGCCAGTTCTGGTCGGTGTGGGTGGATCCGGTGCTTGAGGGCGCCGAGCAGGTTGTTGCGACGCTCGAACAGATCGACTTCGTGCAGCGCTTCGTCAATGCCTACCCCGACCAGCTGCGGCTGGTGAACACGGCTGCCGAGGCGCGGGAGGCGATGTCAAGCCGACGGATCGCGTCTTTGATCGGTGTCGAAGGCGGTGCGCAGCTTGGTGGATCGCTCGCCACGCTTCGCCAGTACGCTCGTCTCGGTGCGAGGTACCTCACACTCACGTGGTCCCGCACAATCGACTGGGCGGACTCCGCGACCGATACCGCTCAGCACGAGGGCCTCACGGATTTCGGGCGAGGTGTGGTTCGCGAGATGAACCGCATCGGCATGCTCGTCGATCTTGCTCACGTTGCTCCCGCAACCATGCGCGACGCGCTTGAGGTCAGCGAGCGCCCCGTCATGGTGAGTCACTCTGCGGCCTGGGCGCTGTGCAAACACAATCGAAACGTTCCCGATGACGTGTTGACCAGCATTGGTGAGCGCGACGGAGTCGTGATGGTTGCCTTTGTTCCCTCGTTCCTCTCTGAAGAACGCCGACTGTGGGTGGAGGCGGGCCAAGAGGGCGCCGCACCGCCCGTCGGCATCTCTGATCTCGCCGACCACATTGACCACGTGCGTGAGGTCGCTGGCGTGCACGCCGTGGGTCTCGGCGCCGATTACGACGGAACCGACGCGATGCCGGTTGGTCTCGAAGACGTTTCGGGGTACCCGCGACTCTTTGCGGAGCTTGAACGCCGTGGCTGGAACGAGAGCGAACTTCTCGGGCTGGGCCGCGACAACGTGTTGCGGGTCCTCGAAGCTTCTGACGGCGACTATCGAGACTTCATTGCCGGTAACGCGGGTGATCCTGAACCTCTCGTGATTGCGCCCGCGATCGACACAACAACTTTGAAAGAAGGATGA
- the menC gene encoding o-succinylbenzoate synthase, translating to MRIERVRLLKLRIPLLHSFETSSHRKSGIEHILVEFSDADGTIGWGEIASPNDPFFCSETTETTWFVAERYLVPLVLGVEWDHPEQLEAAWSKVRGHEFAKAGFSGAAWDLVAKRDGVSLSKALGGTRSEVVAGVSLGIEKTIDELLAQVQAQLDAGYGRVKLKIAPGWDVDVITAVRSAFPDVDLHVDANAAYPSTEQSFQTFQALDAFGLTMFEQPFAMRDFLAHAELQQRVETPICLDESIVTIEDIETMLRLDAGRVVNIKVSRMAGLTQARRAHDVTANAGIPVWCGGMHEFGIGRSANLAISSLPNFLFPSDVSGSDKYFARDIVEPPIRASEGVVPVPTNPGIGLTVDSEWMLENAGWVFDSADAAETKNAALLIGVAS from the coding sequence ATGCGAATTGAACGAGTCCGGCTGCTGAAGCTCCGAATTCCGCTGCTGCACAGCTTCGAGACCAGTTCCCACCGGAAATCGGGCATCGAACACATTCTTGTTGAGTTCAGTGACGCCGACGGAACGATCGGGTGGGGTGAGATCGCCTCTCCCAACGATCCATTCTTCTGTTCCGAAACGACCGAGACTACCTGGTTTGTCGCTGAGCGCTACCTTGTGCCCCTCGTTCTTGGAGTCGAGTGGGATCACCCCGAGCAGCTCGAGGCCGCCTGGTCGAAGGTGCGCGGGCACGAGTTTGCGAAGGCGGGCTTTTCGGGGGCCGCCTGGGATCTCGTTGCGAAGCGCGACGGTGTTTCGCTGTCGAAGGCGCTCGGGGGCACACGCAGCGAGGTTGTTGCCGGGGTGTCGCTCGGGATCGAAAAAACGATCGATGAACTGCTCGCCCAGGTTCAGGCGCAGTTGGACGCGGGATACGGTCGGGTGAAGCTCAAGATCGCGCCCGGGTGGGACGTCGATGTCATCACCGCCGTGCGTTCTGCTTTTCCCGATGTTGATCTCCACGTTGACGCAAACGCGGCGTACCCGAGCACGGAGCAATCATTCCAGACCTTCCAAGCGCTTGATGCGTTTGGTCTCACCATGTTTGAACAGCCCTTTGCGATGCGTGACTTTCTTGCGCATGCGGAACTGCAGCAGCGGGTGGAGACACCAATCTGCCTTGATGAGTCGATTGTGACCATCGAAGATATTGAAACGATGCTTCGGCTCGATGCGGGGCGCGTTGTGAACATCAAAGTGTCGCGTATGGCTGGGCTCACCCAGGCGCGACGGGCGCACGACGTCACCGCTAACGCCGGGATACCCGTGTGGTGCGGAGGCATGCACGAATTTGGGATCGGGCGCTCGGCCAACCTCGCCATCTCCTCCCTGCCTAACTTTCTGTTTCCATCTGACGTGTCTGGTTCCGACAAGTATTTTGCTCGCGACATCGTGGAGCCTCCCATCCGAGCGAGCGAGGGGGTTGTGCCCGTGCCAACGAATCCAGGGATCGGCCTCACCGTTGACAGCGAGTGGATGCTCGAAAACGCTGGCTGGGTGTTCGACTCGGCGGATGCAGCCGAAACAAAGAACGCGGCACTGCTGATCGGAGTGGCCTCATGA
- a CDS encoding MurR/RpiR family transcriptional regulator: MTEKTPGAGAAAPGKVGRSLSSPGDRFGEQFRANLSAENIQSRVIESELRSLKLTLEELAATGEVPRAAALILGARRRYIGGEGKGAAYAQLLNADLSATLSNVFVIDNRGLTPLTVLTDVRASDVLVVFSMRRYRKETVRLGRLFHEAGGQLVVITDSDDAPLAGLASALIRVHTESASYADSPTAVAAVCHLLSTLTTASAKGARRRLADRDRYAADLALYLPEDDQEGK, encoded by the coding sequence ATGACTGAAAAAACACCCGGCGCAGGTGCAGCCGCCCCGGGCAAGGTAGGCCGATCGCTCAGCTCCCCGGGGGATCGGTTCGGGGAGCAGTTTCGCGCGAATCTCTCGGCTGAGAATATTCAGTCGCGGGTCATCGAAAGCGAGCTGCGATCGCTCAAACTCACGCTTGAAGAACTGGCGGCGACCGGAGAAGTGCCGCGAGCCGCCGCGCTCATACTGGGGGCTCGACGCCGCTACATCGGCGGAGAGGGAAAGGGTGCGGCGTACGCGCAGCTCCTCAACGCTGACCTGTCGGCGACGCTGTCGAACGTGTTTGTGATTGACAATAGAGGCCTCACCCCCCTCACCGTGCTGACCGATGTGCGCGCGAGTGATGTGCTCGTGGTCTTTTCAATGAGGCGCTATCGCAAAGAAACCGTGCGTCTCGGCCGCCTCTTTCACGAGGCAGGCGGGCAGCTTGTGGTGATCACCGATAGCGACGACGCTCCGCTTGCAGGTCTCGCGAGCGCACTGATCCGCGTGCACACCGAGTCGGCATCCTACGCCGACTCGCCAACCGCAGTCGCAGCTGTCTGCCACCTGCTCAGCACACTCACGACGGCAAGCGCAAAGGGTGCGCGCCGCCGACTCGCTGATCGTGACCGCTACGCAGCTGATCTCGCGCTGTACCTGCCCGAAGACGACCAGGAGGGTAAATAA